GCCGACCTCGAGCTCCTCGAGGCTGCGGAAGGCCACGGTTCAGCCGAGTTTGGCGAGCGCCACGGTGGTGTCGCACATGCGGTTGGAAAAGCCCCACTCGTTGTCGTACCAGCTCAGCACCCGCACCAGCTTGCCGCCCACCACCTTGGTCTGGGTCAAATCGAAGATCGAGCTGGCCGGGTTGTGGTTGAAGTCGATCGACACCATGGGCCCGTCCGAGACCGCCAGCACGCCCTTGAGACGGCCGCGGGAGGCCTTGTTCATGGCCTGGTTGACCTCGTCGACGCTGGTCTTGCGTTTGACCGTTACGGTGAGGTCGACCATCGAGACGTTGGGCGTGGGCACGCGCACGGCCGAGCCGTCGAGCTTGCCGGCCAGCTCGGGCAGCACCAGGCCCAGCGCCCGGGCCGCTCCGGTCGAGGTCGGGATCATCGAAAGCGCCGCGCCGCGGGCCCGGCGCAGGTCGTCGTGCAGCGTGTCGAGCACCGGCTGGTCGCCGGTGTAGGCGTGTACCGTGGTCATATAGCCGCTCACGATGCCGACGGTGTTGTTCAGCACCTGGGCCACCGGGGCCAGGCAGTTGGTGGTACACGAGGCGTTGGAGACCACGCGGTGCGATTTGCGCAAGGTTTTGTGGTT
This region of Alphaproteobacteria bacterium genomic DNA includes:
- the gap gene encoding type I glyceraldehyde-3-phosphate dehydrogenase, whose translation is MAVRVAINGFGRIGRNILRAVHEGKRRDIKVVAINDLGPVETNAHLLRHDSVHGPFAGSVKTYKNAIDIGRGRIQVTAERDPAKLPWAKLGVDVALECTGFFNSREAAAQHLEAGAKRVLVSAPAGGADATVVYGVNHKTLRKSHRVVSNASCTTNCLAPVAQVLNNTVGIVSGYMTTVHAYTGDQPVLDTLHDDLRRARGAALSMIPTSTGAARALGLVLPELAGKLDGSAVRVPTPNVSMVDLTVTVKRKTSVDEVNQAMNKASRGRLKGVLAVSDGPMVSIDFNHNPASSIFDLTQTKVVGGKLVRVLSWYDNEWGFSNRMCDTTVALAKLG